In a genomic window of Magnolia sinica isolate HGM2019 chromosome 14, MsV1, whole genome shotgun sequence:
- the LOC131225743 gene encoding kinesin-like protein KIN-12F produces MSDSLGQMNHDLEGLKSDLNEVTKGRDCLDSEVLVLKEQLEMAQAIAEENEAIATEARQMAEARKNYAEEEEEVKLLEKSVEELEYTINVLENRGELVKGEAARQRLQREELEGDPTETVHVKGYVVVHVQLYFVLKTLNRPLIVLLILC; encoded by the exons ATGAGTGATTCACTTGGGCAAATGAATCATGACCTTGAAGGTTTGAAGAGTGATTTGAATGAAGTTACTAAGGGTAGGGATTGCCTTGATTCTGAGGTACTTGTCTTGAAAGAGCAGCTAGAAATGGCACAAGCTATTGCTGAAGAAAATGAAGCAATTGCTACAGAAGCTCGACAG ATGGCTGAGGCAAGGAAGAACTATgccgaagaggaggaggaggtgaAGCTATTAGAGAAGTCTGTGGAAGAGCTAGAATATACCATAAATGTATTGGAAAACAGG gGGGAGCTTGTCAAAGGGGAGGCGGCAAGGCAACGGTTGCAGAGAGAGGAGCTAGAAGGGGACCCtactgaaacagttcatgtgaAAGGCTATGTGGTAGTTCATGTGCAattgtattttgttttgaaaactttaaatagaccattaattgttttgttgatattgtgttga